A genome region from Carya illinoinensis cultivar Pawnee chromosome 2, C.illinoinensisPawnee_v1, whole genome shotgun sequence includes the following:
- the LOC122301516 gene encoding alcohol acyltransferase 9-like: MGSSSVHVKEAAIVTPCEPTPACVLTLSSIDSQLFLRFTIEYLLVYRAGPGLDHGVTASRLKAALAKALVPYYPLAGRVRAKRDGSSLEVVCRAQGALFIEAISDRHTIIDFETAPKYVNQQRKLLSLHVADVLKGAPPLVVQLTWLKDGAAALGVGINHCLCDGIGSAEFLNSLAELASGKRGLAELKPMPVWERQLLDPLLVRPPCDNSMTHHEFNRVPDLCGFLDRFSNERLAPTSITFNERSLNELKNLAITSSSRPTESSYTSFEVLSAHVWRSWAKALNLPSNQILKILFSVNFRDRVKPSLPSGYYGNAFVLGCAQTSVKDLVEKGLGYATALVKNAKDRVDTEYVRSVAESVTESMACPDSVGVLIVSQWSRLGLDKVDFGMGRPNHVGPICCDRYCLILPVVDQRDTVKVMVAVPNSAFDKYIYFVRSPYS, from the coding sequence ATGGGAAGCAGCTCTGTGCATGTCAAAGAGGCCGCCATCGTTACCCCGTGTGAGCCAACTCCAGCTTGTGTCCTAACGCTCTCATCTATTGATTCCCAGCTCTTCCTTCGCTTCACCATCGAGTATCTATTGGTCTACCGGGCTGGCCCGGGTTTGGACCATGGTGTGACCGCGTCTCGTCTTAAGGCTGCGCTAGCAAAAGCCTTGGTGCCATACTATCCTTTAGCCGGAAGAGTCAGGGCTAAGCGCGATGGTTCGAGCCTCGAGGTGGTGTGCCGAGCCCAGGGTGCGTTATTCATTGAGGCCATCTCTGATAGACACACAATTATCGACTTTGAAACAGCTCCAAAGTATGTCAACCAGCAGAGGAAGCTATTGTCCCTCCATGTGGCGGATGTTCTCAAAGGGGCCCCACCTCTTGTTGTCCAGCTGACGTGGCTGAAGGACGGAGCAGCGGCGTTGGGTGTTGGAATCAACCATTGTCTCTGCGATGGAATTGGTAGTGCCGAGTTTCTCAACTCGCTCGCTGAGTTGGCTTCTGGGAAACGCGGACTTGCCGAACTAAAACCGATGCCTGTCTGGGAACGCCAGCTTCTCGACCCACTACTCGTAAGGCCTCCATGCGATAACTCGATGACTCACCACGAGTTCAACCGCGTCCCTGACCTATGTGGGTTTCTGGATCGCTTCTCCAACGAAAGGCTTGCACCCACTTCAATCACCTTCAATGAAAGGTCTCTGAACGAGCTCAAGAATCTCGCTATAACTTCGTCGAGTCGACCCACGGAGTCATCCTACACTTCGTTCGAGGTTCTTTCAGCGCACGTCTGGAGGAGCTGGGCGAAAGCACTGAACTTACCTTCAAACCAAATTTTGAAGATCCTGTTCAGTGTCAACTTTCGTGATAGAGTCAAGCCGAGTCTACCCAGTGGATACTACGGCAACGCGTTTGTGCTAGGTTGTGCGCAAACCAGCGTTAAAGATCTGGTTGAAAAGGGTTTAGGCTACGCCACAGCGTTGGTTAAAAACGCCAAAGATCGAGTGGACACCGAGTACGTAAGAAGTGTGGCGGAATCGGTGACCGAGTCTATGGCATGTCCTGACTCGGTAGGCGTACTCATTGTGTCACAATGGTCAAGGCTAGGGTTAGATAAGGTTGACTTTGGGATGGGAAGGCCAAATCACGTAGGACCCATTTGCTGTGATAGGTATTGCCTGATTTTGCCTGTCGTTGATCAGAGGGACACTGTGAAGGTGATGGTAGCAGTCCCCAACAGTGCCTTCGACAAGTACATTTATTTTGTCAGGAGTCCATACTCGTGA